The Fortiea contorta PCC 7126 genome has a segment encoding these proteins:
- a CDS encoding DUF4037 domain-containing protein encodes MSAENYPTTAENNHITTFEIRTLAQTVAAKFSSLPQVIAVVLAGSQTVSVADNLSDLDFYIYISEEISVEIRTAIAKQFASRFEINNQFWETGDEWIDRQSGLSVDIMYRNPNWIEEQLNSILVKHQPSIGYTTCFWFNVLHSQILFDRTGWFEHLLSIAQQPYPNLLRKAIIAKNYPIIRKNISSYCHQIELAVARQDWISINHRITALLASYFDIIFAVNYVPHPGEKRLLEYVKQLCQKYPQNLEQDLQNLQIATASNSSIDLNHQLNILIDGLDELLLAEGFITEDGKLV; translated from the coding sequence ATGTCAGCAGAAAATTATCCAACAACGGCTGAGAATAACCATATTACTACTTTTGAAATTCGCACTTTGGCTCAAACAGTAGCTGCTAAATTTAGTAGTTTACCCCAAGTGATAGCCGTTGTCTTAGCAGGTTCTCAAACTGTCTCAGTTGCTGATAATTTATCTGATTTAGATTTTTATATTTATATTTCAGAGGAAATTTCAGTAGAAATTAGAACCGCAATCGCTAAACAATTTGCCTCTCGGTTTGAAATTAATAACCAGTTTTGGGAAACTGGTGACGAGTGGATAGATAGACAATCAGGACTTAGTGTAGATATTATGTATCGAAACCCGAACTGGATTGAAGAGCAGCTAAATTCAATTTTAGTCAAACATCAACCCAGCATAGGATATACAACTTGTTTTTGGTTTAATGTTTTGCATTCTCAAATCTTGTTTGACAGGACAGGGTGGTTTGAGCATCTATTGTCCATTGCTCAACAACCTTACCCCAATCTATTAAGAAAAGCAATCATTGCCAAAAACTACCCTATTATCAGAAAAAATATTTCATCTTACTGTCATCAGATAGAATTAGCAGTCGCACGTCAAGACTGGATCAGTATTAACCATAGAATCACTGCTTTATTGGCAAGTTATTTCGATATTATTTTTGCGGTAAATTATGTTCCTCATCCAGGAGAAAAACGCTTGCTAGAGTATGTGAAACAGCTTTGTCAAAAGTATCCCCAAAATTTGGAACAAGACCTGCAAAACTTACAGATAGCTACGGCTTCTAATTCTTCTATAGACCTAAACCACCAACTGAATATTTTGATTGATGGTCTAGATGAGTTGTTATTAGCAGAAGGATTCATTACAGAAGATGGCAAGTTAGTATAA
- a CDS encoding DMT family transporter: MTTNKQEVPESEIKQLKLQAEVIPFILLLIALFALSITGILVKFSLSEMSINVTLFNRSWIAAVVFALWSGFYQVRTQLSNEPAIPQQRKEVRDYALLLGASLAYMLGRLLWTWSLTQTSVANANVLGGLSPVFTTLGAWLLFKQLFDRKFLIGMLLAILGASVLGFDDFLVSHNGLIGDFAALGCAVLYATTYLILEYLQSRFSVETVLMWRCLVGALLTFPLVQIYEDQFFPTSLSGWIIVFSLAIVCEALGHGLTVYSLKNFSSTFVLVVFLLDPVIAAILAWILFSESLSLLNFVGFAVIIGGIYLAKTGKGADKNRSPEVAQITEQDVSPAN; this comes from the coding sequence ATGACAACTAATAAACAAGAAGTACCAGAGAGCGAAATCAAACAGCTAAAACTACAAGCAGAAGTTATTCCATTTATCTTGTTACTTATAGCTTTATTCGCTCTATCCATAACAGGAATTTTAGTCAAATTTTCTCTGAGCGAAATGAGTATAAATGTGACACTATTCAATCGCTCCTGGATAGCCGCCGTAGTATTTGCATTGTGGAGTGGGTTCTATCAAGTACGCACTCAATTATCAAATGAACCAGCAATACCACAGCAACGTAAAGAAGTCCGTGACTATGCACTCTTACTAGGTGCATCTTTGGCTTATATGTTAGGTCGCCTCCTATGGACTTGGTCGCTGACTCAAACAAGCGTAGCTAATGCTAACGTGCTAGGTGGTTTAAGCCCGGTATTTACTACATTGGGAGCTTGGCTATTATTCAAACAGCTTTTTGACCGGAAATTTCTCATAGGAATGCTTCTGGCGATATTAGGAGCGTCAGTTTTAGGATTTGATGATTTCCTCGTATCTCATAACGGTCTTATTGGTGACTTTGCTGCTCTTGGGTGTGCAGTATTATATGCAACCACTTATTTAATTTTAGAATATTTACAAAGTAGGTTTTCAGTAGAAACTGTACTGATGTGGCGTTGCTTGGTTGGGGCTTTGTTGACGTTTCCACTTGTACAGATATATGAAGATCAATTCTTCCCGACTTCTTTGTCAGGTTGGATCATAGTTTTTTCCCTAGCGATTGTCTGTGAAGCTCTAGGTCATGGGTTGACAGTATATAGTCTCAAAAACTTTTCTTCGACATTCGTGTTGGTAGTGTTTTTACTTGATCCAGTGATAGCAGCAATTCTTGCCTGGATACTCTTTTCAGAGAGTTTAAGCTTGTTGAACTTCGTGGGTTTTGCTGTGATTATAGGAGGTATTTATCTAGCCAAAACTGGTAAAGGCGCAGACAAAAATCGCAGCCCAGAGGTTGCACAAATCACAGAGCAAGATGTTAGTCCAGCTAATTAA
- a CDS encoding alkaline phosphatase D family protein encodes MGVVIWPDEKLSQQLEISEAQIKDLFTVKSTDAATSIFPQSVASGEPQSQGITLWTRIVASELGLIQASFEIATDSEFGAIVLRGVSQTNASKDYTLKAVVDSPHLKPSTVYYYRFIYQGTASRTARFKTLPASTDEVNRIRFAYISCQDYTNGYYNVHRFLAEEDIDFVVFLGDYIYESVGDPSFQRGIRKLRLPSGQPFATTLEDYRYLYQTYNSDPNLQQLRERFALINTWDDHEFAGDCFQTNAPDQVPFNKSQLRQWATQAWIEHIPTSISSPGDKESWNAVQIYRAFKFGNLLELVMTDERLYRDGPPADNLEEQQRYLQQKRYMIPDCPQRNDPQRTMLGHTQRQWFLDQVVNSSSTWKIWGNEVMTMQLKYLSQFTSKFLGQSTPDLFASFDQWDGYPAERSFIFQTLKEAGVKNFVTITGDFHTFVGGYQKVNFDDSLEEPIGVEFLVGSVASSNFAESISSSSQQLIPSVEVMTETLTASNPHIQHFDSTTHGYNLVEVTPEALTCTLKAVSEITTPGGTLSTFKVFRVPRDQVLIEDLTPV; translated from the coding sequence ATGGGTGTTGTGATCTGGCCGGATGAAAAACTCTCGCAGCAGTTAGAAATTAGTGAAGCTCAAATCAAAGACTTGTTCACTGTCAAATCTACTGATGCTGCCACATCTATCTTTCCCCAGAGTGTGGCCTCTGGGGAACCGCAGTCGCAGGGTATTACTTTATGGACTCGTATAGTTGCATCAGAACTTGGTTTGATCCAGGCAAGTTTTGAGATTGCCACAGATAGTGAGTTTGGGGCGATAGTGCTTCGGGGTGTTTCTCAAACAAATGCATCCAAGGATTACACCCTCAAAGCTGTCGTCGATTCCCCCCATCTCAAACCCTCGACTGTCTACTACTACCGATTTATTTACCAAGGAACAGCGAGCAGAACAGCTCGGTTTAAGACGTTACCTGCTTCTACAGATGAAGTAAACCGGATTCGCTTCGCTTACATTAGCTGCCAGGATTACACTAACGGTTACTACAATGTCCATCGCTTTTTGGCAGAAGAGGATATTGATTTTGTGGTATTTTTGGGCGATTACATCTACGAAAGTGTAGGAGACCCCAGTTTCCAAAGAGGCATCCGTAAACTCCGCTTACCTAGTGGTCAACCATTCGCTACTACCCTGGAAGACTATAGATATCTGTATCAGACTTATAACAGCGATCCCAATTTACAACAACTGCGGGAACGATTTGCTTTGATCAACACTTGGGATGACCATGAGTTTGCTGGGGATTGCTTCCAGACAAATGCGCCAGATCAAGTTCCCTTCAATAAATCACAGCTGCGTCAATGGGCAACTCAAGCATGGATTGAGCACATCCCCACTAGCATTTCTTCCCCAGGTGACAAGGAGTCATGGAATGCGGTACAAATCTATCGCGCCTTCAAATTTGGCAACTTATTAGAACTGGTAATGACCGATGAACGCCTGTATCGAGATGGGCCTCCTGCTGACAACCTGGAGGAGCAGCAGCGATATCTTCAACAAAAACGATACATGATTCCAGACTGTCCGCAACGGAATGATCCTCAGCGCACCATGCTGGGACATACACAACGACAGTGGTTTTTAGATCAAGTTGTCAATTCTTCTTCCACCTGGAAAATTTGGGGGAATGAAGTGATGACTATGCAACTCAAATACTTATCGCAATTTACCAGCAAGTTTTTAGGGCAATCAACCCCAGATTTATTTGCGTCTTTTGATCAGTGGGATGGTTATCCGGCTGAGAGAAGTTTCATTTTTCAGACACTCAAAGAAGCTGGAGTGAAAAACTTTGTAACGATTACTGGTGATTTTCACACTTTTGTGGGTGGGTATCAGAAAGTAAATTTTGATGACTCTCTGGAAGAGCCGATAGGGGTGGAGTTTTTGGTTGGTTCAGTCGCTTCTTCTAACTTTGCAGAAAGTATTAGTTCCAGTTCCCAACAGCTAATTCCATCAGTTGAAGTGATGACTGAAACCCTCACGGCGAGTAATCCCCATATTCAGCACTTCGACTCTACAACTCACGGTTATAACTTGGTCGAAGTCACGCCAGAAGCTCTGACTTGCACATTGAAAGCAGTGAGCGAAATCACCACACCAGGGGGAACATTGTCAACTTTCAAAGTTTTTCGCGTACCCCGCGATCAAGTGTTAATTGAAGATCTAACGCCTGTTTAA